In Erigeron canadensis isolate Cc75 chromosome 8, C_canadensis_v1, whole genome shotgun sequence, the DNA window TGTTTGACCGTTGGCATGTTGGATATCTAAAAGGATGATGATTTTAGAAGTTTCATGTCTGTTCTGGCCTTTGGTTTATaagattctttttttttgatcTTTTTGTATGTTATTGATATCTATTTGGTTTGTTCTGAATTATAAGTGTTCACACTGTAAATTCTCTCACAATATATGTGCACACAATGACACAAAGCTTATGGTGCACAATTGCTCTCTCAAATAGTGCCTCTTATGTCTTTGACTAGAGCCCGCTTCACTTCTTTTGTCCTAGGAAAATAAATTGATGTTAAGAtttgatatatagataaatttgATGTAATCAAAAAAGTTTATTCTAAAAATTGGTGGGGTGATACTCGATTATGCTTTGGACGTATTTGCTTGGATCTGATTTACTTCACAATTGTCAGTGTACTCATGAGTTTAGTTAATATACACAAAGAATGATTGATCTTGATACATAGACACTTCTTATGTTTCTAAGCCGCTTGCCTAAATTAGTTGTCAAACTTCTCATTTTATATTTGAAGATCGAGCAAGGAGTCACATCGTTAAGATTTTATGATGAAGGGTAATGCTTTTCTAAACGTTTTTTTTCCGTCTTATGTGGTTTCTTCTTGAGATGGAGAGGGTATGCTATTAAGGCATTTCCTTATGATGAACTGTATAGATCCACCACTTATCAAGTAATTGCATTATCTTGAAGCATTGTAAGGTAATGGTTCTTTCAAGTTATATTTTCTACTGCTGTAAAAGGTTTTGCGAGTTTGGGAGCTAATCTTGCAGCTGTTGGCTCATTACAAATTTTGACAGGGAGGCAACTTCTTCAATATCAAGCTTCTAAATTTGATGGCTTTTGTCCAGTAGGATAGTGTGACTCAACGAATGGTTTATTGAAATGTCCAAAGCAAGCAAGCCTTTATGTGGTAGTGAAGTAGTCAAAGGAAAACTTATGCTCTCTGATAGTTGGACGAATTTAAGAACAATTACCTTTTTCTTGTTGAAGTTGATCAAAGTTGTATATGAAGGAGCGATTGAAATAGTAATAGAGACAAGATTACTAGTTCTCATTGTTCAAAAAGCTAGTAATAGGAATATTTCCACTTCTATCAGGAATGCCTGATCTTTTGATGTAAATTAGTGCATATGTATAATGAAGTTCTTACTGTAAACAAATTCAAGGGCTTGAGGCATGTATTCTACATTTCAGGTACATCGCTAGGATATGTGCAGTGGAGGTTTCTGGGTTTTGAACCCGAGTAAACACTCCTCTTACAATAACATAATGTAGATATTTATTTCTGGAAGTTTGATTTACTTCACAAAAAGTTAGGATAAAACGGTATTCACTTTACCCTTTCTGGATCTACCCTCGGGTATGGGGTTGCTAATACTTGTTTCGAGCATTTGCTGTTATCAATAATTTTGCTAGAGGTACTTGTCCTCTTTTATGCAAAAGAACATGCCAAACATGTGATGtaaattttatggtaatatTATTTGTATGGTTTTTCTTTGCTAGTAATTTGCTGACCTTTCTTCTGCTTCAAACAAAGAAATCAATGTAACGAACAAAAATTGTAATGCAAGTAAAAAAGGAAGAGCGGAATATCTTTCTTCTCTTATAGTGAAGGTAGTATATTAAAGCTGCtttctttatataatttaaagataaagattacaAGTTTATAGCTATTAGTTTGTTTGGTTTGCTGCATATGCAATTCCTAGTGATTTAGTTTCTGATGAACTAGGttatcaaattcatttatggatCCAAATTTGTTTCTGCTATGCATCTTGTTCAAtacattttaaaattgtatGCTACGCTATATAGTTACTCTGAAACTGTGCATCTTATGATTTCTTATTTGCTATATAGTTACTCTGAGTTCATATACTATTTACCTTGAAATATTGTTATAGTATCTCATTGTTAAATCTTACTTTCAGGATGGCACCTGTGTACTATATGTATGAAGAAGGCTGAATATATGTGCTATACATGCTCCTTCTCCTTGTgcaaaacatgtataaaaaataatgaCATACTGTGCATCCgacagaaagaaaagaaaggctTTTGCACGACTTGCATGAAAACCATAATGGCTATTGAAAAACATGCACAGGAAGATCAGGTATGCTCATCATTCTTGTCCTCTAATTGTATTTTGTCATTTATGTCAAGCTAAttatttgttgataatgtcaTATAATAAGTAAACGTTTTGGTTCTATCATTACTGGTTCAATTTTGTAGGAAAATATTGACTTCGATGACAAGAATAGCTGGGAATATCTATTCAAAGATTACTGGTTagataaaaaatcaaaactcaaTATTTCGTTAGACGAGCTCGTTGAGGCTAAGAACGCTTGGAAGGAACCCGACCCAACTAGCAAAGCCGAACCACCTGCTGGACACTCAGATGGTGGTTCAGGATCAGAACATCCTTCTGAAAACCTAGAAAGTCAAACAACGAAAACCAGAAGAAGAAAGTCAAAGAAGCAGAAGACTCATGATTCTGCTGTCATTGCTTCCGAGGGGACTTCTGTGCCGAAAAACTCTAACTGGGCATCAAAAGAACTTCTTGAATTTGTTATGCACATGGGATGTGACAAATCATCTCAATCTGAATTTGATGTACAAGCTCTTCTGCTTGAATACATTAAAATCAACAAACTCCGTGATGCTCGACGTAAAAGCCAAATTATATGTGATTCAAGACTACAAAGACTTTTTGGTAAACCACGTGTAGGCCATTTCGAGATGTTAAAACTTCTTGAATCTCATTTTCTTATTAAAGAAGATGACGATGTCAAGGGGAATGTCGTTGACACTGAAGGCCCAGCAGACGATGATGATACCGAAACAGTAGCAAAGGGGAGTAAAGATAAGAAGCGTAAAATCCGCAAGAAAGGTGACCGAGAACCTCAATCCAACCGTGAGGATTTTGCTGCAATCGATGCCCATAATATAAACCTGATTTACTTAAAACGGAAGTTGGCAGAGGATTTACTCGATGATGTTGAATTATTTAATAGCAAAGTTGTTGGTACTTTTGTCAGAATAAGGATAACGGGTGCTAATCAAAAGCATGATCTATATAGATTGGTTCAAGTTACAGGTAACCATCAATCTATCTCAGTGAGTAATGACTTTTTGTATGTGACTATTGATTTTTAAATGTCTATGATTTTTTCTTTAATGACTTTGTATATAGGTACTACCAAAGGGGAACCCTACGAGGTTGGGAAAAAGATGACTGATACCATTCTTGAAATATTGAATCTTAATAAAAAGGAATACATAACGATTGATACCATTTCAAATCAAGACTTCATGGAGGTAACTGAGTTTCAAGTTCTTTCTTAAAAAGGCAAATACACACATCCATAGTTCCATACCTATTTCCTATTATTGCATTATCTTAATTTGAATATTTGGGTTGCTGAGATTTCCAGTTTTATTATGTTAGGATGAATGCCGACGTCTTCGACAGAGTATTAAGTGCGGACTTATAAATAGGCTGACCGTGGTATGTGTTTTTTCCATTTTGTTAATGGATTACTGCTTTAAGCCATGTTCCGTTCTTctaaaaattttagtttgtaGGGAGACGTTCTGGATAAAGCCATTGAACTTCAAGCAACCAGAGTGAATGATGTGAGTTCAattgataattatataatttacaatTACAATGTTGTTAGATTATAAATACATATGCGAATTAAGAATTTGATACCGCACACATTTTGTGTACATAATATTATGTCTATTGTGTAGTGGCTTGAAGGGGAGGTTCTGCGGCTTAGTCATCTTCGTGATCGAGCTAGTGATTTAGGGCGTAAGAAGGAATATCCTTTTATCTAATGCTTAttatttcatattatcatattccctcttatgtatattttttaagcTGTATACACACCATTTCTGCCTTGCATTTATGTGGATGAGTTATGAGTTCATAACTACCTCATAAATGAGGTTTTGCATACTACTAATAGAATATTCTTCAATTCTATATGCTGATTATGTGGTATCTAAGTTTGGATTGTACTTCTGATCCTTGACTTATAATCACGCTCAGAGAATGCGTAGAGAAATTACAGGTTTTAAAGACACCGGAAGAACGTACCCGCAGGATACAAGATATTCCTGTAGTTCACGATGATCCTACTATGGCTCCAAATTATGAATCTGAAGATAATGCAGATGAAGACAGCAAGAAACAAGGTATCCTGCAGTTTGCCGAATATCTATTATTCGTTACTATGATGTCTTTTTATTCATCTCgttaaaaatttgtatgtaGATATTCACAAGAACACTGTCAGTTCCAGTTATAGCAAAAGACGAGACTACCCCTCAAAAGAATCTGGGAGAGGTACAGGTACATCTAGAAGTTCTGGCAAGAACTATGAGTTAAGTCGAAATTTGTCGAGTAACAAATTTTTGAACAAAGCTGAGGATGTTACTTCCCCACGTTTAACACCACATAATGAAAATCGGTGGGATCAAGGAAGAGACAGAAGCGCCCAACCATCGAGTGTCGTAATACCAAGTTCGGCAaatgaaagagagaaaaatgtaGCTTCAACAGAAGATATTTCTGAGAGTGGTCCAAAAGTAAATGAAACAGACAAACTATGGCATTACAGGGATCCAACTGGGAAGATTCAAGGACCTTTTTCAATGGCACAGTTGCGTAAATGGAACAATAGTAATTTCTTTCCTGCGGATTTGAGAATTTGGAGAAAGAGTGAGAAGGAAGATGATGGTATTCTTTTAACTGGTGCATTAGAGGGACAGCTTCATGTAATGATTCCAAAGCCTTCATCTGATGACAGACATGGTTTCACAAACCTTCCTTCTCCTACTCCAAATCAAAGCTTGGGACATTTGGGCTCACCTGTGGGTCCTAAGGCATTGGTGCAGACAGGCCATATGGTTTCAACTCCGGTTATTAATATGCCTCCACAGATGGTTCAATCGCATGCTGCTCAAAATCCTCATAGTTGGGTTGGTGGTCCAACCCACAATCCACAGCCAAGCCCTGTGGCTGGACAACAGCTAACTTATAAACAGTGGGTTAGTGGTCCAAACACTGCCCAGAATTCTGCTGGAAACTTTTTACAGCAGCCACTGGCGCCAACTCAAACAACTGAGAGTTGGCCGATAGTGTCTCAAAATACATCTATGGGACTGGCAGGGACCAGTACAGTAAGTCAAAGCGTGAATTGGGGAAGTCCACAACTAACAGTGAATGTTGATCCTTCATGGGGTTTACAATCAGGTTCTGGTAGTGTTCACCCAGGTTGGGCCCCTACACAACCGGTCCAAGGGGTCACGCCAAATCAAGGCTGGGTTACTGGTGCCAGTTCTGGTCCAACCAACGGACCAATAGTTTCTGGAAATGGAAACTCTAGCTGGGTGGGACCATCTTTTAAGCCTGGTGAAGCGGCATCAGCTGGGAACCAGCTACCTGGTTCAGTTGGCGGACCTTATCAGAGTTCAGGATCTGGGAATTCAAACCAAGGTTGGGGTTCACCAACATCTAGAAATCGATCCAGATGGGATGGAAGTGAACGACATCAACCCTACAACAGAAGCGGGGATTCAGGAGATAAGCGGACTAGAGACTCTCGAGGTGGAAGTTCCGACTCTCGTGATAATAGAAGGCATTATGACGAATCACGATCGTTCAATAGTAGAAGACACTCGAGAGATTCTGACAGATATTATAAGCGTTAACGCGGTGGCCATCTTACCCATGGTATGGAATGGATGCAAGTATTGTACAGCTTTTCTGGGTAGATGTCTTTCAGGTTCTTTTTTAGGCTGTAATTCAAAACCATCTGTCTTGAAACTTGTAGAACATGTGCAGTGTAGCTGTGTAGAAAGTTACCTTAGTGTTGGTTTTCAGGTAAATTAAGTTGGTATGCAGACCCTTGCTGTTATAGTTGgctatatattttactatagtTAGAGTGCTCTGGTGAATAAAATTGGTTGATCCAAAATCATGTTCAGACTAAACATTCTGATTTTCAACTGTTCcattggctttttttttttttttttataattttgcaaACAAAAAACACTAATGGTTGCAGCAGTCAATTGTGTTTGACTTTGCCTTTGAAGTTAAAACAGCCAATGGACTTTAACTTTTTTCTGCTGTCGCCATAATACCAAGAATTAGTTGAAATATTCGATTTTGGTCCATATAGATACCTCATTGGGATAATAGGGTGGGAAATGCTCTGTTGGTTACAACTTAAGCTTCCTCAGAAAGGAttgtttgttttggttttataaACTGCTGAACAGACATCATAATAGCTTGGATGCTGATATTCTTCACTTGGTTTCTAAGATCAATATAAGCCTGTAATCAAATTAAAGCATGCTTCTAAAACAACTTCAAACATTCAATTCTCAATTTAGAAAATTTTTGGCATTCTGTCTTCAGTGCAAGAGCGCTTCATGTTAGAACCAAATCAAACTCTGGATGGGCTAATGGGAGGATATTgcttaagttaaaaaaaatatataaaagtaaagatTAGCATATAGTCATTGCTCATTACACAATAGTCCTAGTTTAGGTTATGCCGTGGCCCAATTTGATCTGGACCCAATTTAAACCATCTAAAATGCGTCATGCGTGTTAACGTAATAGCGTGTATCAAAACATCTAATTtgtgaatgttaaaaaaaaaacccaatctAATTTGTGTTGTATATGTCATCTCCAATTAAGCCATCaaaaatggtgtaatttaatttcTATCATCCCAAACTTTTTGTCGTATTATATCATATTCGATACAATAAATATCACCTCAAGACTCACGTtctaatatcttttattttaaccttGTTATACTAAGTCACATGTTTAATCTGATATATTTCCTATACTGTTGTTCGCTAAAAGACCTTAAAGTACTCGGGAGTCCCCTGAAGTGAAACATAACAATATTATGGCAAATAAGTAATTAATTGACCTTTTTCTGATTAGTAGGAAGAAGAGATATCTTTCTTGTTCGAGCAATTGCTTCAAGGGAAGAAAAGGAAGCCAGCTATTGAGTTTCCGGACATTAATAAGATGTTGTTATACCGAATTCAAGACATTGATTATTGCGACTTCTGATAGCAATTTTggatacaaaaaagaaaataggtAATTAATTCAACCTGTTTTAAAAATAGGTatctaaaatctttcatttgAATTATGTCACGTGTTTGTAGTCTACATGTAGGCTTTGATTAACCACGATAGTTTGTCACAAAGATGTGGCACCTAACAATGACGGCCCCGAGGATTTAAATACTCAAACGATCAAAAAAGAATGTTTCTAACTGCTaatgaattcaaatatataaacaaaaaattttataaataataactaacgttatatcaatatatatatatatatatatatttcaaaattttgtgcTCCCTTCGAAAATGTGCTCGGACCTGAAATCCCCGGCCTCCCTGGCAACTAAATGCGTACATATATTACTGAATTTAGTTTAGTCAATTCATAAATGAagttaggctatctccaatgctaaggacgtcTTTAAGGCATCCTTGagctgtcacatcatatccttacaaatccttatatgAGTACATAGACTATCTTTATAAGTGATTTGTTAGTTTGGTTCacccaatataataataatacttcaCAAAAGGACAGATTCTTAGCAAACCAACTCACACGATCTGGTCTTCATTTCAAACTAAGATTGAGCTCATGTTCTTTACACATGTCAACTATCTAGTGGATAGTACCAATATAAGATaataaagctatatatataattgtattaataaaataaaaaaaatggtttagGTTGGGTTGTGAATGTGAGTAAAATTTGAGTTAGATTGGGTTGTATATgtagaagagagagaaattagtttttaattaaagaaTGAGTTGGTTTGGTTCACTGATGTGGGTAGtcttataaatccttcaaatcttataattttatctccaaccatacaaacatccttagatatccttacatatccgtTTACcttcaactaaaaacaaaaatatattaagtaaggacaagtaagggcatccttaaaaaaaatccttagttttggacaagctttaacggcaaaggatatccaagggcatCTAATGACGCCTAAGGACacccccattggagatagcctagtAGTATGGTATGTAGGCAATTGTCACATCATCTTTGATACACGTGGGTAGCTGCGTTACTAATTAAGGCTATCTCTAATGCTAAGGACACCCTTAAACGTCCTTGAGCTGCCATATCATAtctttacaaatccttatacatccttacaaatccttatacagccttacaaatccttcaaatcttataattttatctccaaccatacaaacatccttacatatcctttcacctccactaaaaacaaaaatatattatgtaaggacaagtaagggcatccttcaaaaaattcttagttttggacaaacttcaacggcaaaggatatccaaagGCACCTAAGAACACCCAAGggcaccccattggagatagcctaatgAAAGTCTATGTATACAAGCACGTACGTTTAGTTAGAACGAAAAAAATAAGAGTGCACTTTTTCGGTGTATTTTTTCGACAAAACTAAATCAATAACATATAACTCaaatactagctaatcaacctgGATTCAATCCGGACagttaaaaacatgtttttattatatatacaagataAAAGTATTTGTAACAGGtagattttaatattaatattatcgaATTATTAAAACTTTGAACATAACAATCATTTGAAAGATTCAAAATGCCAGTACAAATTGTATATTTGAAACTTTTGAGTACTTGAATTAATACACATATAAAAGTgtttttccattaaaaaaacaattgttaaattaaaaaaaaaaaccttttggAATATGACATCatccttaataaaaaaaaaaaggtgtataGATAATTTTTAGTTTGCCACACCAACTTtttactaaaaatattttttaaaacaatcatCTTTTATTTCTAAATTCTAATAGAGATATCTTAAAGTACTTACATCATAGTATCATATATGCTAAATAGATGATTTTCCTCAATTTTAAGAAGCAAATCTATTATACATGTGGTTTTATTAAATACTActctaatatatacatattgatcTTGGCcaaaagattttttatttggGAGATAATTATATGTGTTTACTACTCTATATATTTCATGCATTGTCAATGAGTTCTTGATCTACGGGGTAGATAAAAGACTTTGTCTTTCTGAATGTCACTTATTGAAGTTCGGGTATAAGCGTTCAAATAACTTGGGGAAAACTATTTGTAACCTAAATTTGTCGTtagaaataatgaaataaatatttcatGCATTGAATTTCCGACCATGGTTAAATTCAATTTGGTATCTAGGCTCATTTCAACGTCATCTCTGTTAAAAAGCCAAATCATTGCCCTTCGCCCTTCCTAAATGCCCTAGATGGCCACCTTCTAAAATAGCATGCGAGTATGTGACATATACACAATACTTTGGAGTTAAATAAACAACAATGGCCTTACATGTCACATATATAAGAGGGTGCCCAATGGACTCGTCTCTCTGCTCGTTCGACATCCCCAGACAAGTCCACACCGTTGGGTGGGACTCGTTCCTGGCTCGTGCGCGGGTCTCGCCCGATGGTCTCGTTCCTGCAGAGACATGCAGGGACGAGAGTGAGTGtttggattttgattttttttttcaaatatagaGGTAGAAGACAAAAGATAAAACTTTGGAAAGTCGGCAAAACAGACCCCTTCAAGTGTTTGGAAGATTTTTTCCGGCGGCCAGAAGTTGTTGCGAAGAAGAAGATGGGTCGACGGGGGTATAAGGAAGAAGATAaggtttttcactttttttagtTGTCTTTTACTGAAACTCAATTGAATGGTGGAGCCGATGGGGGTTAaacttatcattattattattattgttattattattattattattttagagggttaaaagtgtaaagtttagaTAAAATGATGCATTGGGTGCATTTTGAGACAATTAGTCCTTAgagtgttttttgctgatgttGTGCTGACAGGGACTAGTCCTTGAGGGATCAGTCTAACCCATTGGGTAGCCTctaaatgtatgtatgttgtCCATTTTAAAATAAGAGGGTAGTATATTGATTTATCAAATACTACGATTTATTTATCAGAATTATGTAAAGTTAGCTTATACAATACGTATATAATCTTATGTATATTTGAAAAGTTGTATATCGATTAATCaaaatttatgttaaaatatCATCTCCTTTCTGAAAACATCTCTACCTGGAAATTGGAACTAAAACTGAAGACAAGAACAAGTCGATTCATTTCAAGTGGTAGTTTTGGATATTTTTCATTAGTGTTAGTTACACCTATCAACGTCTTGATTTCTGTGGTCGCaaatatcataattatattaagTTGCCTATCATTTAATTTGCGtttctataatatataaatatatttttgcctttatatattaaaaacattttgttgttaTCTTTTGAGCTGGCTTTTTTAGAATATTTCACACAAGTTTATACATATATCTTCAATAGAATTTAAATCCACAAAATTCTTCACCGAAACGGGTACGGCAAAGGGTACGAGAATGATACGGGAACGAGAaacggcaaaactaaaaaatccaAGATACGGGtacgacaataaaaaaaattatacaaatataaattatatcgaTTTTTTATAGAGAGAAACTCAAGACTTGAAagattatgtataattgtatatgttaactgtataatatatgtttgatcagTGATCACTCATCGAATatttagtgtttaataattggttttggaatagaa includes these proteins:
- the LOC122609790 gene encoding zinc finger CCCH domain-containing protein 19-like, whose translation is MEFQQQITSVHHQPPPSPTTTTISNENLLLLESDKINYNELGKPVSESNNLETQLEQPPLEDEIAPADVTDVEKPGGELTDSVAGADVADVEKSGGELTDSVAVSDVAGIEKDVDGSELPHSVAGDDVAGVEKHDGGDELMDSVAGDDVAAMEKQDGGDELMDSVKGDDLAGVEKQDGGDELTDSVAGDDVAGVEKHDEGNCDVLTDSVAVVGEHQEVMTDFENVEMEEGVGVREGVTENEEKEKMDRHVESDDDDADEVTMSDDDDDEEEEEEEKEKVERKTLVKRRGRPLGTKKRGGKTPKATPKSTGRVKIVKEEEEDVCFLCYDGGELVLCDMRNCPKAYHLSCINRDEAFFQTKGKWNCGWHLCTICMKKAEYMCYTCSFSLCKTCIKNNDILCIRQKEKKGFCTTCMKTIMAIEKHAQEDQENIDFDDKNSWEYLFKDYWLDKKSKLNISLDELVEAKNAWKEPDPTSKAEPPAGHSDGGSGSEHPSENLESQTTKTRRRKSKKQKTHDSAVIASEGTSVPKNSNWASKELLEFVMHMGCDKSSQSEFDVQALLLEYIKINKLRDARRKSQIICDSRLQRLFGKPRVGHFEMLKLLESHFLIKEDDDVKGNVVDTEGPADDDDTETVAKGSKDKKRKIRKKGDREPQSNREDFAAIDAHNINLIYLKRKLAEDLLDDVELFNSKVVGTFVRIRITGANQKHDLYRLVQVTGTTKGEPYEVGKKMTDTILEILNLNKKEYITIDTISNQDFMEDECRRLRQSIKCGLINRLTVGDVLDKAIELQATRVNDWLEGEVLRLSHLRDRASDLGRKKELRECVEKLQVLKTPEERTRRIQDIPVVHDDPTMAPNYESEDNADEDSKKQDIHKNTVSSSYSKRRDYPSKESGRGTGTSRSSGKNYELSRNLSSNKFLNKAEDVTSPRLTPHNENRWDQGRDRSAQPSSVVIPSSANEREKNVASTEDISESGPKVNETDKLWHYRDPTGKIQGPFSMAQLRKWNNSNFFPADLRIWRKSEKEDDGILLTGALEGQLHVMIPKPSSDDRHGFTNLPSPTPNQSLGHLGSPVGPKALVQTGHMVSTPVINMPPQMVQSHAAQNPHSWVGGPTHNPQPSPVAGQQLTYKQWVSGPNTAQNSAGNFLQQPLAPTQTTESWPIVSQNTSMGLAGTSTVSQSVNWGSPQLTVNVDPSWGLQSGSGSVHPGWAPTQPVQGVTPNQGWVTGASSGPTNGPIVSGNGNSSWVGPSFKPGEAASAGNQLPGSVGGPYQSSGSGNSNQGWGSPTSRNRSRWDGSERHQPYNRSGDSGDKRTRDSRGGSSDSRDNRRHYDESRSFNSRRHSRDSDRYYKR